In Nicotiana tabacum cultivar K326 chromosome 19, ASM71507v2, whole genome shotgun sequence, one DNA window encodes the following:
- the LOC107803757 gene encoding uncharacterized protein LOC107803757 produces MVSGRWIETGADLWKDRAQSLQLRLRDRLRVAVDHHRRRPLISDGYFSSTVERWVQRFSDFRRDALPSSSTFYRKTVSKDIDPEADSVLTRMLQAVAVPVLGNVCHVFMHGLNRVQIYGAEKLHQVLVNRAENKPLITVSNHVAAMDDPLVIAALLPPSVMLDAQNLRWTLCATDRCFRNPATSAFFKHVKVLPVSRGDGIYQKGMDMAISKLNRGGWVHIFPEGSRSRDGGKTMGSIKRGIGRLVLDADKVPIVVPFVHTGMQDIMPVGAKLPRIGKTVTVLVGDPIEFDDLLAAEEKDNMPRGKLYDAVSTRIGDRLQMLKAQVDKLAVQEALQSQYYHDRVGERAAGIVQQIDWEALGMDNYLSTEEDHVSPPRQEPSSEQTLVDKQVEENSQDRYFRLGFARENGIVSRMRGYMDSTELMLFSARCLVNSRVKENFGNTEEIGPLEAWNNFWMPMYESQVCNREILL; encoded by the exons ATGGTATCAGGGAGGTGGATTGAAACAGGAGCGGATCTGTGGAAAGATAGGGCACAGTCCCTGCAGCTTCGTCTAAGAGACCGCCTTAGGGTCGCCGTCGATCATCACCGTCGCCGTCCTTTGATCTCTGACGGCTACTTCTCATCTACCGTCGAACGATGGGTCCAGCGCTTTAGCGATTTCCGTAGAGATGCTCTCCCTTCTTCTTCCACTTTCTATCGTAAAACAG TTAGCAAGGATATTGATCCAGAAGCAGATTCAGTTCTGACTCGCATGCTTCAAGCTGTGGCTGTACCTGTGCTTGGAAATGTTTGTCATGTGTTTATGCATGGTCTCAATCGTGTTCAG ATATACGGTGCAGAAAAATTACATCAGGTGCTGGTCAACCGAGCGGAGAATAAACCTCTTATTACA GTGAGCAATCATGTTGCTGCTATGGATGACCCACTGGTTATTGCTGCATTGCTTCCCCCCAGTGTTATGTTGGATGCACAAAATTTGAGATGGACGCTTTGTGCAACTGATCGGTGTTTCCGTAATCCAGCAACGTCTGCCttcttcaaacatgtcaaagttCTTCCAGTTTCCCGTGGTGACGGTATATATCAGAAG GGGATGGACATGGCTATTTCAAAATTGAACCGTGGTGGATGGGTACACATATTCCCAGAAGGTAGTCGCTCTCGAGATGGTGGCAAAACTATGGGTTCTATTAAGAGAGGCATCGGCAG ATTGGTTCTGGATGCCGACAAGGTGCCAATAGTCGTCCCATTTGTGCATACTGGAATGCAAGACATCATGCCTGTAGGTGCCAAGCTTCCCAGGATTGGAAAGACg GTGACTGTTCTGGTTGGTGATCCCATCGAGTTTGATGACTTGCTTGCTGCGGAAGAAAAGGATAATATGCCAAGAGGAAAATTATATGATGCTGTGTCGACAAGAATTGGTGATCGACTACAGATGCTTAAGGCCCAAGTCGATAAACTTGCTGTCCAGGAAGCACTACAATCACAATACTACCATGACCGTGTTGGTGAACGAGCTGCTGGGATTGTGCAGCAGATTGACTGGGAAGCTCTCGGCATGGACAATTACTTGAGCACCGAGGAGGATCATGTCTCTCCTCCAAGGCAAGAACCTAGTAGTGAGCAGACATTAGTTGATAAGCAGGTGGAGGAGAATAGTCAGGATAGGTACTTTAGGTTGGGCTTCGCTAGGGAAAATGGAATTGTGTCGAGAATGAGAGGTTACATGGACTCAACCGAATTAATGCTATTTTCTGCTAGATGTTTAGTTAATAGTAGGGTAAAAGAAAATTTTGGGAACACAGAAGAAATTGGCCCACTGGAGGCTTGGAACAACTTTTGGATGCCGATGTATGAGAGTCAGGTTTGTAACCGGGAGATTTTACTTTAA
- the LOC107803759 gene encoding uncharacterized protein LOC107803759, translating to MSQPLFSFKFAFFFSLSFAASYTATSTVTFTPPYSFRKLKLRSSASPPESAVPKASVADLLALLGPPQQASAVNTQEACQLRSCLKFLVPFSPSSQAPNRRSLSSKLSNRRSVSEENELIWWPPAPVMELARLAVDSGGDPSSIHWTLDPTVIPVPDIEGSKEDRCELTRTPYGRVFINEEINSYLEFLFEMIVARGPSVGLNTSLSRFDFFHGHVFLARESGRLGILFHAKEYPAYDKEIFPYNMGYCQIGSNVSYDDSMNLRNILWLAPLASNSTKEWLAPGVLVVLDAHPTGVIYRDLIPEYVHIARTLYEDDFGQVAFDVNYLNVGGKTPKYQIFIC from the exons TTCTTCTTCTCCCTCTCTTTCGCCGCTTCATATACTGCCACTTCCACTGTTACATTCACTCCTCCTTACTCCTTCCGCAAGCTCAAGCTCCGTTCCTCTGCCTCGCCGCCGGAATCCGCCGTACCCAAGGCCTCAGTTGCCGATTTGCTCGCTCTGTTGGGCCCACCTCAACAAGCCTCAGCTGTAAACACTCAAGAGGCCTGCCAACTCCGCTCTTGCCTCAAATTCCTCGTCCCTTTCTCTCCGAGTTCTCAGGCTCCAAATAGACGCTCGTTGAGTTCTAAGTTGAGTAATCGAAGGAGTGTAAGCGAAGAGAATGAGCTTATTTGGTGGCCGCCGGCGCCGGTGATGGAGCTGGCTCGCCTCGCCGTTGACTCTGGCGGTGATCCTAGTTCTATTCATTGGACGCTTGATCCAACGGTCATCCCT GTTCCAGACATTGAAGGATCAAAGGAAGACCGATGTGAACTTACTAGAACTCCTTATGGGAGAGTTTTCATTAATGAG gAGATAAATTCATACCTTGAGTTTTTGTTTGAAATGATTGTTGCTCGGGGACCCAGTGTAGGGCTAAATACATCATTGTCGCGATTTGACTTCTTTCATGGTCATGTCTTTCTTGCCAGAGAGTCTGGAAGGCTTGGGATTTT GTTCCATGCTAAGGAGTATCCAGCATATGATAAGGAAATCTTCCCTTACAACATGGGCTACTGCCAAATAG GATCTAATGTCTCTTATGATGATTCGATGAATTTGCGGAACATATTATGGTTAGCTCCATTAGCTAGCAACTCTACAAAAGAATGGTTAGCACCAG GAGTCCTAGTTGTCTTAGATGCACATCCAACTGGAGTCATATACAGGGACCTCATACCTGAGTACGTACACATTGCGAGGACCCTCTATGAAG ATGATTTTGGGCAAGTTGCCTTTGATGTTAACTACCTAAACGTTGGAGGTAAAACACCCAAATACCAAATTTTCATTTGCTGA